The segment ACACGGACCGGATAAACACCTGACAAGAGATAAGGGGAGAACCTCATCACCTCTGCCGCACACATGACCGGGATGACTGTTGAACGCTGGCTGTAGTAGCTCGACTGTGGCGGAGGGATCAGATATCTCCTTATTGCTAAGTATGGTGTATCCCGCGGTTTATTTTATACATGCAGCTATAAAATAGATACCACGGAGGTCCACAGCCTCTTGTTcagcaactcctctccctacctcctcgtggtaccatccgggatacgttccttagtggaaatccggtggaaactagggtcgtatgcggacaggaaagcaggcactcatgcgaatgctgagtgtaaaTTTTccacctgcaaatgacggatcacGGTAGGAACAGGTTCGAATGAATCTATaggtacaggtatacctcgatataagacagcctcgttataaaacaacctcgatataagacaattcgatataagacaattttgtcttatatcgaaacaaatccctttgacatagctgataacgataccagagctgattttccattctgaaatcggtgccatgaagatgttcattatttcaaaataaccccaaaaatagtaaaaaactgatagtttaaacaataataaatagttcaaaaaccgtaaacacataacacagagcaatactggcgaccgctaatgcaattttttttttgaaaaaaccatgtttcgatattaGACAATTTCAATATAAGACAAcgtttagaaattataaattgtcttatatcgaggtatccctgtatttggAACCAGAGCAGAAGGTCCAAAGCCCCAAAAGGAGGGTGGTTTTCATAGTTGTTATCCATGGTTATAATGTgaaacgtgaatggataaaacccctaatccaaggtgtcatgtgACCCTGTCATGGCGGGAGGGGTTTTACAGATACTCAACCGCAAActgagcctgtggagtaccagggcgccctccacagtaatccgcccttaccgcatcatgaggagctctgatgtggcggacttttctttcccctcaactcgtggggttcttatggaaaacaaaattaaaaatacaacaagtgcagatacggtggaaaacccgttcgcgagaggaggcatccagcgttctccatcAACGGtgaagaaggatgcaactagaagGGCTAGTCCCAGATTCTCCATGATATTAGAGTTGAATAGCAATATCACAGCCACAAGTACACCTGAATCGTTATACGTGCTTCAACCTTACAACACAAAATTTGTtcaataataatattattttttattgataaattgTGTTATAAGGAAagcaacaattttaatatgttgttTTGCACATTAACACCAAAAAAGTTACACTAGCTTTTCCTTTACTTGCGGGTATAACGATAGTTGAACTGTCTGCATCAGCGTCTGGATTGCAGCTATAGATATAAATTTTAACATTGTAAAACCTTTTTTCCATTAAAGAGCTATAATCTCAGTCATACAGCATCGATTTAAATATCTCTCGTACATCAAGTAGAAAAACGCTCCACTGAGGCGTAATACAAATTGAATGTTTCTTCTGCTCATTAAACGTACCTTTCGGTATGGAAGCATCCTTTCCTTTGTAGGTATTGAGCTGAAACCTTTCCTTTTTCCTACCGGGCATTGCCAATCGACGATGGCACCACTTGTAGAGCCGAACCTGGTTGACTTGGACAACGTCTGGCTTCGATGATACCAAGTCACTTCCACCGGACAACCAATATTTCCATAGTGAAGAAAATCCATGGGATACATACGTGGGATCCAGCCAAAAGCAATTCTCCTCTTCCGATATCGGATTTCAGAAGCCATTAGGCGAAAGAGGACTTGAGAAGCTGTGTGATGAAGTATATTTGAATTTCAAATACACACTTGTTTTGGCAGAGACCTATTGCTGCTGGAAAAATCAATCGTTTAGTGAACATGCACGGTTACACACAGAATTCATGTTTGACGGTGCAATCATAAGTAGATAAACAGAAGGAGAAAAGTTGCTTTGTGTGTACAACCCTTTATTTCTCGGAAGGTAAATATTTAAATGGAAGGGAGATTTTGTGGCAGAAACGATGCAAATTTTAGTTTCAACAATTGTTATTTGTCTTATAGGTGAACCAATAATGGGACGGTGAATGGAAAATCGAATTACTCTTCAGAAACCTCAATCGTTGTTGCTTCATCTATGTAGACGAAAGACGTTAATACCTCAAAAATGAGTATAGAGAAGTCAAATTACTCGATCTGAAAATCTAAAATTCGGTCGGCTTCCTATGGTTGTCCCTCTGTTTTGTCACTGCTCCAGTTGCACTGCCCTCTTCGGCCACAATGGAACCAACATCTACTGCAGGTCTGTTTGTCAATATGATGTTTACTCAAGGCGGTTTTTCCTAGTCTAATTGTTGGTACTGGGTGCGCTGTTCCAATGCCGCAAAATATCTGCTGACAGTAAAACTGCGTGTGAGGTGACTTCCGTCTAGGAGAATATTCGACACTTTTTCGATGAGCAGCGAGTAAAAAGGACGCGCCAttgagtgaaaataaaaaagttaaaatttgattATATTACCAAAAGTTAAAATTGATTACATTTACCTAAATTTGATCCTAATTAAAATTGTTCTACTTAAAGCTAATTGGAAGACCGAAATTTGTAAGTGACTACTTGATCTAAAAGTTaaaattattctaaaatatAATGCTTTCGCAGCTTCAAGCTTGTCACACAGCATAACCTGTGCCTGCTGTAAAAAGCGGTCATTCGAAACACATGGTCCGGTAGAACACTAATTAAGATTAGTTAAAGTTCATTGCTATGTTATCATTAAAACAATCAGTCGCGagatcaaataaaaaataaaaataaaaatctggGCTGTTAGTGTATAGGTCTAAAACGAGAGATTAATTTCGCACCAAACGGGCCTCTTAACTGGTCCGTTGTTTCGAACTTCCTCTTTGTTTGGTCCTGCATGCACCTCGCCAATTCCTCGAGCGCCGTGATACTCGAAAGCCAACTTCGTTCTGATCTAGCAGTCTATttctggtgtcggtggggtacCCGATCCATCGCAGCCTCTCGACTTTCGCTAGGTATACTCAGTTCATGGTTCGTTTCTACTCCATCTGAAATAGTTCACAATATCTTTCGTTCTACTACGGCAAGTACATACGGGTCTTCAAACATGGTTACAGTCTCatgtccgtagagaactaccggtctgattaccGTTTTGTATCAGGTTTGTGCGGCGTCATATGCTCCAAACCGTTTTGCGGAGGACAAATTTGGCCCGATTTTTAGCATCAATGAGTCATTAAATTTCCCTATTCGTGTCGTTCTCGGTGATGTATCTAATTCATCGCCGTCAGTAGTCAAAGTTCGTAAGAGGCGAAAGCTGTCCTTTCTTGAGAGTTTTGCTTCTCATATCTTCAGGTTTTGATGCGTAGTCTGGCGTAAATTATTTCCGTCGTCGCAAAATTTCTAACGATATACCGTCAACATATCCGCGAAATCTGTCAGTTAACTACTTTAGCTGAAAACCTCGCTCGCTGAACCATACCTTTGATGGCGATGTTAAACAACATACGGGATAGTCCATCACTTTTCCATAACCCTCGGCGCGATACAAAGGGATTTGAGAATGCACCCAAAAGGGACACGTAGCAGATCGCTCGTTCCAGGGTAGTTGTGGAGAGTCGTGGTAGTTTATCCTGGAATCCACAATCGAGTATTATATGCCAAAGTTTTTTGCGTTTGACTGTATCGAATGCTGCTCTGAAAGCTGCAAAAATGTGCATGAACATATCCATgcattcccgacatttctgaaggatttctTGAAGTGTGAAAATTTGACTAGGTAGTAGATCAAGCCCGCATTCAGCTCGCTTGGTATTACCCTACGAAACTTTTTGCTAATGGAATAGATTACGAAACGACAACTGAAAAAACGTCTTGAAGACGGCGTAATTGCGCGATAATTACATAAATCTAGCCAATCAACCTTCTTGTAGGTGAAAAATATTACACCTTGCATTCATTTCTGCGGTAGTTTCTGTACCCCAACTGCCTCAATTCCTTCTGCCTCCAACTGTCGACCACGTcgtgctcgtttgtgataagatttTTCTCATCTTTACAccttgtctaccttggctcattggtaacggtggacaatgatacaagccgtgagattcggttacctattatcagcggaagtcgtgctcactatgggcttcacaagcaattgcggtcgagcagactaagcccccgtacaaaatgtacgggcatgaaacatggacaatgctcgaagaggacctacgaATGCGCTGagctggacggatacaatgggcagggcatgttgccgGACGACTACCCTGCAATGCAATGAAGGTAAAGCAAAGCAGagcctaggtactacattccgttatcaaaatttgaccttctgtttctatacgacagacttcgcagccagctgttagagtgcaggacaattgcagggccagttactacgatcctattgattctaacagcctctcccagtcgagattcgaacatatgacgacggGCTTATTAGGCCTGGGAGGTAATGCAATAATGGTATTTGCCTAAAATCcaataggaacaagacgactagAAGCGCAGCGAGCTAGATGGTTAGAACAGGTGAAGTGAGATCTTTCAGAGAGTACTCGGCgttcgaggaattggagagcggtagcccacaaccgaatgAGCTGGAGAAACCTTATTCTACTGGCTTTGCCTTAGGGCGGTAAGTCACTTAAACTAAAACTCATctttacacatgtcaggtttcggtgtgtagcccttaggaaattgattcatctgctcgaagGACTTGCACGAGTCATTGATCAGAAATAGTTGTTGCAAAACTTCACGGTCATTGTCCTCCTTCCGATAGTTTTTTCCTCTGGATTGTGATAAACTGATTCCGCGTTCGTCGATGTTTGGCCAAATTGTTCCTCATGACAATACTACGAATATACTATACATTTGTGGTATCTCTCATGACAGTGTTTCTTACCCGATCCGTCTATGAAGGTCGAAGCTCCTAACTCCACAAGGGAACAGTTCGAGAAGAACCGGCCATCAATGAAACCGTggttcgttggtctggtgatatCCAGGTGgtcttgtggatatctttgaggGAGAAGAAAATGCTTCTGACTACCAGGCCTCGGgtttggtaaacggctgggtaatgcaTACCATCGGTGTCTTGCGTACTAGGCAGACCTTACAGTGTTTCGTTcgtagcctcttatccagcaactcctgtcCGTTCCTTCCCGTAGTACCAGCCGAGATACAAGCAAGCTTGGTGGAgattgggtaaccaacccccaggcttgccatttcctcactcattgtgcaaaaagtgcatcttttttcattcaacacaatgagcagaactgctgccacaaatgagaaatacacCCACGAAACAgaaccaaaaataaagagaaatataaacaaactttagattctcattGTGCGAAAAATGAGATACTTACGAAATCGCTCGTACTGCAGCAAGCACCGGCACGGGAAAtacattgttgccatatctatcatccaccatcgtcatatgcaacattttttgtactgttgccgctgcgagaagtctaaacagtttttttgtgccatatcaTGGGCAGCCAGAAGTGTacactttgttgctcagtttattcctcaatTTCCCGAAATAcatgtgaagatgcagaggattacctggtctttagtagcaacaagtattggactaacattcctttccatcccaccaggactcgcattcggacgtggccgacGTCGGTCCTGGTCAAGACTGAGAGATCctggtcctggtcaataacggattcgcagcacacgggcggtatcctatgcttatgcttatactTATGcttaaaagtccaatcaaaattcATTAAGACGTAAAGTCGGATGAATTactcaaataaataataataataataataataataataaaatggttttcgcatcgaatccatTATGAACAAGACGAAGGGGGGCACAGCAAGCGAGATGGGAAGACTAGACGGAGTGAGATCTGACGAGCACCAGGTGTCCGCAGAACTGGAGACGAGCTGCCATGGtccgaattagatggaggaattACATTACGCAGGCCTTGCCATAAGACGTAAGCCCAACTATGTACGTTAGCAATTCAGCAAATGCCTATCTGTCTACTATCGTCCGCTTCATCACGCGATCCTCAATTCTGCCCAATACGACAAAGtacgttcccagctcgttgacAGCTTCACTGTTCTGGTAAAGCTGCGCTTGGCCGCCGTGGATTTTTCAAACTTTCTCGCTTTTGAGACAGATATCTTGCAGTGTCACGATGTCGAACTTTCGGAGTTCTAGCGTCTACCTGCGagatttagcgatctgcaattGCAGGTACCAAGCATCCATTCCCCGGCCTTATTTTGTCGCCTTTGTTCACGCCGAAAGTTTCAAGACGAATTTTCTTGTTTCGCTGTAACTTTTTTTAGATAGGTTATCTTACCAGGGACATGCAATCGAGTCTCGTGAAGGGGCTGCTAGCTTTGCCATTACATTCGAGACAACATGTTACTTAATACAGCCGCCTGTACCGGATCAACGGTTGTCATGTCACTCCATACATCCTAACAATGATGTCCGACCCTGCAGTAGAATCATCGCCGATAGAGTCACTCTTGACATGAAAACACAAAGCTCAAGGCTGGCAAAGCTATTTCTCGTGCGAACACTCAACATTCGCATGAGTACCTCCTTCCTTGTCAGCATAAgatcttggtttccaccggaGACGGTTATCCGATGCATAGGTATTTATTATATGTGACTGcaaaccagattttttttggagtCACAACGATGATGATTGGAAAGAAATTTTGCAGTTAAATTTAATCCTAAAGGAAATCCAACATGTTTATGTCTTTTACTCTTTCTATCACATCATCAGTCGTAGGGAAGTACGTAAATAGCATGTTAGGTATGAATTTTTATTCGAAATTGCAACGGTGTAGGTTATAAGCATAGCCAATTTCTTATTTAAACTCTATTAATCTCTTTTACCCAAAAGTCATAACATCTGAACTTTAATGCGCAAAACTCTAAAACtaaattgcaattttgaaatGCCAATATTATTTTGTGCAGGATCGAAATGTTTCGACAGGATATCGCCTACCCTAACCAAACGCCTAACCAAACATGGCTTTAAAATAGCACATAACGAAACCGATATGGTTATTTTTCTTTAGAAAGGCCAATTTCAACAGTCGTACCATGTGAGAGTACTGCAGTCGAAATATATCCTGTATCGTACGAGCAGTCGTCGAACAAATTGCAGCAATTGATACACACCATTTTCTCGGAAGCTCAAAAAATAGCCTGAAGTTAAAGGTTTGTATCGATTTGGTGTATCATCAAAATCTCTGTCACCTGATTCCTTGCTCTGCGCCAGTTTTGTTGGCCTTAATTTGgtgaatgcaaaatttgtatcttaATTTTACAACCCGCCGACATGTGGGTACCTTCTAGTAGTTACATTGATCGATATGACGGTTCTTGATGTTTGTTCGAAGACCGCAATTACATCTGTATGCTTCCAGTGCCATCCTGAATCCGCAGGCTATGGAAAACATTTGTCTAACTCATAACATTGTTTACAGGAAACGAATTACATAAATCCTAAATCCGCTCTGTTCGTCTTCTCTTTCCCTTTCGTCCTCAGGCAGACAACTTAACCAGCTGGGACAGGAGACGGAAAACTATTGCATTGCTCAGGAGAAACTTGGTCCGACAATGTCAACCCGTCGCGCCGGGCCGCCCCAGGGCATGCCGATTCCGGCACAACTTCCGTTGCCATACGAAGGCGAGAAAAAGCAACGCAGCAAGTGCATGTCCTTCGTTTGTTGCATGTGGAAGGTGTTTACGTGCATTTTCTCCCACGTCACTCTAGTGGCCATGGTTGTTGCTTACTGCTTCCTGGGCGCGGTCACTTTCGAGCATCTGGAAGCGGAGAACGAGCGGAACGTGAGTGTTTAGGTTTACGTTGGAAGTTATTCCGAGTGACCCCGATGTTAGCCAGGCTGTCACATCCGAAAGTGTCGTCGAACGCCGTTGTTTTATGCTTCGGATTTCAATTCTTTCTGTTCCGTAGGGCAAAATTGGTTTTGTACGGTGACAGCTGACGGGTAACATTGCTGTGCTGCCATCGGGTTGATTCGTGAGAAACTTTAAATCAAATGTGATTAAAAGTTACAAAAGGAGTCAGATTTTATCAATACATAGAGCAGATTTTTCTATTTCGCATTCTATGAGCATCCTAACGCATATACTATTATAGTATTTTAGTGCTGCATTCCGAAAGAAAAATTCAACTATTCTATCTTTAAAATATAGGCACCCTgaatgaaaatataacaaaggtcTCTTAAGTACTGGTATGTACATACAGTGGTCGGCATCCTCAATGCTTCGGTAAATTTCACGTTTCTCATACCACGATGGTATAAATTGTGCCCTGCTCAAAATGGTCAACATTATTAATAGCTTGCGAAGGAAATAAATACGCTTCCGAAAATAGCAATTGTTACTTTCTTTAATTGACTCGACTTCAACAACGGTGCTAGGTCCATTCACAACCGAAGATCCTTATTTCCTACGCTTTGTCTTTGTCCCGGAAAAGGCGAAGCGCTGGCCAAATCATAAACCTTATATTTTGCTATTCGATATCTAGCGATGCTGCCAGCATCTTGAAAGTTtcgaagaaaatttaatttagagAAGAATCTGCTTAAGGACGAGATGAAATATAAGAGCTTTTGTTTTGTGTAATGTAGCTTTTCAGGATGAATTGGACTGACTTTATAATTCTTTTTAGACGTTTAACTGTCCGTTCAGGTTGGGTTAGCTTTTAGGAAGTGGTTTTTAACGAATGCGCTGCTGGTTTGCTCCTTCCATACGCTGACTATTGGTATAGGTGTCAGGATGGAAGAATTATGCATTATCTTTAAAAATGTTTTAGAATTTCTGTTAGTAATATTAATTTTCtgtaatgaaaaattaaaattattgctCAAATTTACACCTCGTGATTATCAACAACCAAAAAAATGATATCGAGTTTCGTTTATCTTTTCAGAATTGTTCATTTGCAAAAAGTAAATACGTCTTAGTTTTTAATTATATAATATCGTGAAGTCACAAAATTTCGCGCAGTAGATAAATCCATATACtaataggggaactgtgggtaagacgaacaggttaagaacaACATCTAATAAAAttcagagaacttatgatttataaaacgtaaatacagtttacttcagttcattatattgttttcaaaagcggctagtgaaatatttaacaaaaactgtttttcaatgtgtattttgagtattaaaaatggtccgaaaaagtgaacttttttagtgctgcgggtgaaacggacaatgtgtgggggtaagatggacagatATTCTAAATTGCCCTaactgagagcatattattatttttgaccattaacgaattgaatacgtaaaatatggtggtgtaacgtgcaaaaagtgaagggggcagtccaccccctcccaccagTGGCAgtcaatcgaaaattgtttgacagcgggaatatgaacaagcattttaaaatctatttcatgcctggctgctgctaatttgtttgaagtccaCATTTGCcggtaaaattttcatttatatgcatgagatattactaagaagcaaaatcaacaattttattataatatgttcactgaccgtcttacccacattagcagttgtccatttcaccccatcattatacatttttttaaagcgttcgcaatttttcatacgcaaataaaACTACCTATTTTTTCAATGCATACGTTACTTGATAAGGTaataaatcgaaatacttcatattatgggtaacattttagaattaaaccactcaaaaagcttaatttcgacggcaaaaaagttacatccaaacgcagaatcacttccaattttcagttttttagtactttatcaacatttgaaagttctaaatgatgatgagAACGTTCAGatatcatgagatagcaagatggttgaatgctcatcaaaacatttacgaattttaaggcttaactggtagaatcgaacacctgtccgtcttacccaccctgttcgtcttacccacagttcccctacttaCTACAGAACGGGACTACCGCAGTGCTGTCGAATGACTAACTCTCACGGTTTTGACATTATAGTCTGGATCATGTCGAGGgcttaaaatgaaattttaacaACATATTTCGGTACTTGTTACCAGATCAGATAGCAGCATTTTTTCAACGACAATTTTGGTGTCCGAGACGCGGCACAGATTGTACCACGTTGTCTCCCAAAAATCGTAACAGTCTACAACTCAATTTGTGGCATAGGCGCCAAAGTTGTCGGCTCAATAATTTCGTTGATTAATTAACCGTTTTGATAACCACTGTTCTTACCAACCGACTCCCGTTTGCAGGTGAAGAAAGGCATTAGTTCCATTCGTGTTAACCTAACAGACGCAATTTGGAAGATGACTAATGACAAACCGGTGTTACATCAGCACAATTGGACTGAGGCTGCCGTCATCCATCTTCAGGTACGTGTGCGTGTGCTGCTAGAAGCTAGGACTGTCTCTATCCTCTGTTGACTTCTAGCTAAATTAGCAGTCACTTGGATTCGCCGATATTGGCTTTGTATTATAGCGATGTTAATTATTGTTTCCTAAGTTGGAATGAGGGGTTTAATTGATTGGtaattttttgatttcttgCAGTCGTTCGAGAAAGAGATTCTTACCGCAATGAAAAAGGACGGCTGGGATGGTATTGAGGACGTTGACCAAATTCAATGGACATTTTTCGGAGCGTTGTTCTATTCGATAATTATTATAACCACAATCGGTAAGtaaattttataaaacattttaaTGAATTATGTATCACAAAAAGGTACAGTATATGTATCGGTTAAACGGActtcttttcgatttttttcgtgGATTGTTTCGCTTGGTCAAATTGGGGCCCAAAAGGCCCCCCTCCGAAGGGTACACCAACTGGTCCCAATCCCCCAACAGGTCTCGCTCCTAAACCTGATCCAAATTGACCAGTTCCAAATTGACCCGGCCCGAACTGACCTGGTCCATAGGGACTTTGGGATCCGTAAAATCCTCCACCAGGATAACCACCGATTCCGGTTTGAGTATGGAATCCACCCGGTCGGTTAAATCCTCCCTGACCGCCGTATGAAGGGTTACCATATCCTCCGTAACCCCCTGCGAAATTATTACCGTATTGTCCAAATCCAATGTTCGGATACCCGCCATTGAACCCATGGTGAGGCCGGCCAATTACTCCGGTAGGGCCCTCAGGACCAACCAATATACCATTTAGCCCATAGCCTCCGAGTCCTCCGTAGCCACCTCCTCCATAGCCGCCTGCTCCGTAACCACCTCCTCCATAGCTTCCGCCATAGCCGCCTCCATATCCAGGTCGCTGGTAACCACCCAGTCCACCTGGTCCTCCTAGTCCACCTGGTCCTCCTAGTCCACCTGGTCCTCCTAGTCCACCTGGTCCTCCTAGTCCACCTGGTCCACCAATAAATGGATTACCTGCGCCAAATGCAGGATTTCCTCCGTATTGGTTACCGGGAATCGGACCTCCGTATGGGCCACCGAAGCGCTGGTTTGTTCTGAAATTTATGAATACTGTAAATGTTATAAAATATTCATATAGTTGACCTATTTGTAATTTGGTAAATTTCGATCCAATATCAAATTTTGGTTTTGTATGGAGATATTAGCGAAACGTAAAATTTAAGTTGCGTACCCTAGCCGGTTAGGTTATCGTTTAAATCTTCGATGACGAACTTGTTAAATGTTACTTTGAGTTGTACAGCTGCACAGATTCTTCACCATTACCGGGTCTACTATCCTGCGGTTTTCAATGCAAAGTTAACATATTCTGATGCTACTGTTACTGATCACTTTTCAGTTTAAAACAAGGTTTTGCGTTCCGTCAAATACCATGAGCCTATTTTATTGCGTTAGATCTCTGCTTTTCTGCTCTCTGCTTATCGATGGCCCTCAACTTGGTCGTACAGTCAACGATAAAGAAATCTAAGTAGATGGTTGTCGAATATTTCGATCTGAAATTATTCCATTTCTTTGGGGATTTAAGATCTTGTTCTATGAAATGCATGCACAATCATAGCCAATTTCTACATGGATTGCCAATAAGACATATGAAAGTGTATTTGCATTCGCTTCAAAATTATTAAGTATCGCGAAAAAGGATCGTTTACGATTTAGTATCAGTAGTATCGTAACGTCACTAGTCGTAAAGAAcattcgacctgttgggacggggtgTTTGTTCCTTTTTTGTAAAAGGAAGCCACACTAAACAGACGGAGGGTTTGACTGTCGACCCAAAAGGTTGAATATATTTTACGTACAACGGTTAAAAGTAGATCGGTTGTCTGCATTTGGGAAAGACgtcaaaaaagtatgaaggtttGTGTTCTACAAATTCaagttgactaggttataccacATGCTAACAATGTAGCAAAactcaactttattggttaatggacagttgagatatcgcgatgggcgtacagccccacccaccgcgttatacaaaatacaaatctttacaccgcattatacaaatctttactgtacTCTGTTATCGGTCCTACCGGGCGGGGCCCAA is part of the Sabethes cyaneus chromosome 2, idSabCyanKW18_F2, whole genome shotgun sequence genome and harbors:
- the LOC128735779 gene encoding uncharacterized PE-PGRS family protein PE_PGRS24-like — protein: MNTKMIQTPMLKCYFVALLLASINAEEKWSWSKSGATNVAGSSNNNLDHGSPGKPNVRSDVIEFQEPKRFNDASTHHNRHQDVRQGRYEVKESTTLRPNSNRPLSDEFSGEVNGNRPNDFGTNQRFGGPYGGPIPGNQYGGNPAFGAGNPFIGGPGGLGGPGGLGGPGGLGGPGGLGGPGGLGGGYGGGGYGGLGGYGLNGILVGPEGPTGVIGRPHHGFNGGYPNIGFGQYGNNFAGGYGGYGNPSYGGQGGFNRPGGFHTQTGIGGYPGGGFYGSQSPYGPGQFGPGQFGTGQFGSGLGARPVGGLGPVGVPFGGGPFGPQFDQAKQSTKKIEKKSV